From the genome of Colletotrichum destructivum chromosome 10, complete sequence, one region includes:
- a CDS encoding Putative major facilitator superfamily, MFS transporter superfamily, giving the protein MSVNVPPGDGTTISGGGIPAPNAANANVGAAADRKEPSPQQSSGGNVDDEEAAEEDAESFPKLSRWRSILLTAVISTAGLLTVLNVQSVVILLPSMSAEIGIPAARQQIVVSIYNISTGSLMLLWGRIADIYGRRLVYLAGSGLFTVSNLCLPFTKYEDPFIWSCCASVFSPLTNRFLPLPITRYEIPFHIVRFLQGMGAAAIIPSGIGIVASTFPRGKARNNAYVCISAVASVGSVLGNIFGGVIGSLLSWEWVFWIPAILAAVATVLAYFVTNTPHLRSSSAGAAAARSGKGVDWIGGVLVSSSLVLLLAAFTQANVIGWSTPWIPPLIVGSVLLLAAFCFWQHRLEKLNNRAKEPLVRISMFRNLQFSALFVLVGCFYASFNSFLVFVTFFYQDYLALGEIDTTLRFLPAGIAGFLISFAVSPALSRIRAFYILVFGLACSVISPFIMAVPIPPSTSYWAYGFPAMCLCLSIEVVWPVVSLLIAARLSTADQGMGSGLLQSVNNVGRALGLAIATAVQTKTQGFDEADVDTFEGSAGFLYGVRAAQWTNVGLAATALCIAVAFFRDLGRA; this is encoded by the exons ATGTCCGTCAACGTGCCTCCGGGCGATGGTACCACCATATCCGGCGGTGGGATCCCCGCCCCGAACGCGGCAAACGCAAatgtcggcgccgctgccgatcGCAAGGAGCCCTCGCCCCAGCAGAGCAGCGGCGGTaatgtcgacgacgaggaggccgccgaggaggatgccgagaGCTTCCCCAAGTTGTCCAGATGGAGGAGCATACTTCTGACGGCTGTTATTTCGACAGCCGGACTACTCACT GTGCTCAACGTGCAATCAGTAGTCATCTTgttgccctccatgtccGCCGAGATCGGGatccccgccgcccgccagcAGATCGTCGTCTCCATCTACAACATCTCAACGGGCAGCCTGATGCTGCTCTGGGGCCGGATCGCCGACATCTACGGCCGCCGACTTGTCTAtctcgccggctccggcctTTTCACCGTGAGCAATCTCTGCCTGCCCTTCACCAAGTATGAGGACCCCTTTATCTGGTCTTGTTGTGCCTCGGTCTTCTCACCCCTGACTAACCgctttcttccccttcccatCACTAGATATGAGATTCCCTTTCACATCGTCCGCTTCCTCCAGGGcatgggcgccgccgccatcatcccctCGGGCATCGGCATAGTCGCCTCGACCTTCCCCCGCGGCAAGGCTCGCAACAACGCCTACGTCTGCATCTCtgccgtcgcctccgtcgGTTCTGTCCTCGGCAACATCTTTGGAGGCGTCATCGGCAGCCTGCTGTCCTGGGAGTGGGTGTTTTGGATCCCTGcgatcctcgccgccgtcgccaccgtGCTGGCCTACTTCGTCACGAACACGCCTCACCTccgctcgtcgtccgcgggcgcggcggcggctcgcAGCGGCAAGGGCGTGGACTggatcggcggcgtcctcgtctcgAGCAGtctggtgctgctgctggcggccTTCACCCAGGCCAACGTCATCGGCTGGTCGACGCCCTGGATCCCGCCGCTCATTGTGGGATCcgtcctgctgctggccgcctTTTGCTTCTGGCAGCACCGCCTTGAGAAGCTGAACAACCGAGCCAAGGAGCCCCTGGTGCGGATTTCCATGTTCAGGAACCTGCAGTTCTCAGCCCTGTTCGTCCTGGTGGGATGCTTTTACGCCTCGTTCAACAGTTTCCTGGTTTTCGTCACGTTCTT TTACCAGGACTACCTTGCACTGGGCGAGATCGATACTACTCTGCGCTTTCTCCCTGCCGGTATCGCCGGGTTCCTGATATCCTTCGCCGTGTCCCCGGCCCTCTCTCGCATCCGTGCCTTTtacatcctcgtcttcgggcTGGCCTGTAGCGTCATATCCCCgttcatcatggccgtcCCCATCCCCCCTAGCACGTCCTACTGGGCGTACGGGTTTCCGGCCATGTGCTTGTGCCTCAGCATCGAGGTCGTCTGGCCTGTCGTCAGCCTGCTTATTGCCGCCAGGCTGTCCACCGCCGACCAGGGAATGGGGAGCGGACTCTTGCAGAGCGTCAACAACGTCGGACGAGCGCTGGGCCTTGCGATTGCCACTGCGGTTCAGACGAAGACGCAGGGCTTCGATGAGGCGGACGTCGATACGTTTGAAGGCTCCGCCGGGTTTCTCTATGGCGTACGGGCTGCGCAGTGGACGAATGTCGGGTTGGCGGCCACGGCGTTGTGTATCGCGGTGGCTTTCTTCCGGGACCTGGGGCGTGCCTGA